From the Musa acuminata AAA Group cultivar baxijiao chromosome BXJ3-7, Cavendish_Baxijiao_AAA, whole genome shotgun sequence genome, one window contains:
- the LOC135643151 gene encoding uncharacterized protein LOC135643151 isoform X1, whose product MPEAGGGTANRGGGVDEPEDIIDILPLELVRSQLIPPAPNRRGSAIDWLPEFGGASWIAYGASSLLVISHFPSPLSDHERQLGPFFRQVIEPPPGGEPADLSAVSWCPAIPSEGEIAAALGNSIFVYLPVPGGESGSFSWKQTVGFVETFSIETIGWTGSGDGLVAAGAEVVLWNRKKGYSWEMSWKLKAEVPQTIVSATQFAQGSVATAPQALMQHDKVISGDLHSSVSDETKHVLVYHDDGKSGITKVQLCHPQPVLMIQWRPFSGMQLQKDAFPAWRDMLLTCCLDGTVRLWSEIDNGRPRKFNKDMHDQKHMRRLFHVVAVIEMNQSLKGTLGRNIFVKWALELGGVIEKGEGDCYSLLSSHTECEQIGKCEWLIGVGPNFSITFWAIHCLDDVSPTRFPRVTMWKKADLIDLKGSNFLHCNFSETMGQPILVKVVASRCRLFGPPSSCSLLQLLPDNSISWSQLYSSSENTEDGILSKITKERSLSCFAGSALSEHGHTGRIIQIAVHPYSRDIELAVSLDSHGLLLFWSLSTLSESILGVHTHIHPMWKLMGHIDLPVSSPDCKFSCLVWAPSVLEENRFLLVGHEDGIDCFMIEDSLKGESILSHKILTIPFGGQTNGASPDQMFATPISCGVGQSSCYSSFSLLCVWIRNFQTLSWKVILHMSGTSGILSSDVKGLAISEEGRCTSSSGKFYYANSFRQSSNLPTPQCCGEVTSVAVVSPSSCLPSIQQASSNDFPSSYFGYHMATGYSDGTLRLWRVCHVQSEHSDTEYVPWELAGTFTAHEGPVNAVSLASFGSKVATTSICGPNSTSSLHIWESVKLTGGGSFVLEDAIFLKGTVVALSWLALGNGQTLLGICLPMELRIYSQKRSSIHSFVHSDKSKEIHSWYCIAITSSLTIVRDFFWGPKMTAVLVHEKHFSVYSQWLFRSNSPCCDDSVAYVNRMQENLFCASDTDRNIFKTQEQLKTGSSGKIFQQDYAPDTRNRLFSILDISNKLDGTLALYHPEALIQYIYSGNWKRAKVIVKHFVKCVSCSKTSSSIMKGNQCGKSSYNVPEVHLSTYFEDNNSVNSSSERLFWGQGTTSEEPTLHFQGNSLQLLDSKLEANTFGRISTADEKSEIMDLIETLEKSDGIAGMTDLEKTQILVILDLLNEISDARATSAYKSLDEAGRRFWVSVRFQHLYFIRKFGKMVAEELVINSRLAAWAFLSDCQDDLLSSVLSTEPSWLEMRNLGIGLWYTNVSQLRTRMEKLARSQYLKNKNPKDCALLYLALNRLQVLSGLFKISKDEKDKVLFGFLSRNFQEEKNKAAALKNAYVLMGRHQLELAIAFFLLGGDPSSAVTVCAKNLGDEQLALVICRLIEGYGGPLERQLILSILLPNALEKGDYWLSSLLEWTLGNYSQSVKRLVDFRTKHVSCNLVALHNHAFLSDPDIGRYCMILATRNSFRCSVGENVAAAFSKLAAFLAASALNRCGIPLDALECLSSSLSIEGMDHKNMSGVENHDLFQGILNPFSSDACNWLLESVAHQLELDVKLNMALRYISSYLRNHPRWPSINLSKSRKAISSDYVAYQDEEFQQLKLDLGMIISMFDRKFSLRPVGLANMVLLFADNKGLIFLGYQLLYVNNSLEGEDNHRTLDMVLDPALIRLLFKATEEILCFLARFVVSINFTYSMLNPVCDSNTKSREYSHDQLLSVFCLQNMLYLINIFRLIFSCQKKIVPEDLTLWSLVFDLLEFYVNFASACIRRNIKELILMIHPIVNAFINDEVSFEVAYGKLRELSRQTSLLVHDASNDEAGFISDSGFQQKHSEVRESSIPEDERWQILGVCLWLHMLNFTKLGLSKFPANEECFDVRSIKNVIDTFPFASANSLVNALRYVSSSLVKLLASFLKQKALKGSPVNSIVWLDECARSHPCSLQNCLNQGLDSLQLPDNEQQPSLKILWDVSVSPSEICAYFAKEKVGSFPCNHQNQFASWKDVQRNISSENENADSLDNREGEKIGGNGLYKETKSGHDGTVLDKDIFLETNRKHLGPRGDVTFFNNPKEVMKRSGELFEAICFNSINENEVALASNKKGLIFFNLEDKEHFRQQAEYIWSVSDWPQDGWAGCESTPVPTYVSQGIGLGNKRGAHLGLGGATIGVGSLARPGKDLTGGGAFGIPGYAGIGAVGLGWGEEEDFEEFRDPPATVENIHSRALSRHPSMPFLLVGSSNTHVYLWEFGKDRATATYGVLPAANVPPPYALASISALQFDHYGHRFATAALDGTVCTWQLEVGGKSNVHPTDSSLCFSNHASDVAYVATSGSILAAAGCSTNGVNVVLWDTMAPPATCQASLFCHEGGARSISVFDNDIGTGSISPIIVTGGKSGDVGLHDLRYIATGKSRRNRHASEQDLKTMHDTNLGTFKHGENSNGMIWYIPKAHLGSVTRITTIPNSSLFLTGSKDGDVKLWDAKRSQLVYHWQKLHDRHTFLQPNSRGFGGVVRAAVTDIQVLSNGFLTCGGDGSVKFVQLK is encoded by the exons ATgccggaggcgggcggcggcacgGCGAACCGTGGAGGCGGAGTCGATGAGCCCGAGGACATCATCGATATCCTCCCTCTCGAGCTCGTCCGATCCCAGCTGATCCCTCCCGCTCCAAACCGCCGCGGGTCGGCGATCGATTGGCTGCCGGAATTTGGTGGCGCCTCGTGGATCGCATACGGCGCCTCCTCTCTTCTCGTCATTTCCCACTTTCCTTCTCCTCTCTCCGACCACGAACGCCAACTCGGCCCATTCTTCCGGCAGGTGATCGAGCCGCCGCCTGGAGGTGAGCCCGCCGATTTGAGTGCGGTCTCTTGGTGCCCAGCGATACCGTCAGAGGGAGAGATCGCGGCGGCATTGGGAAATAGCATCTTCGTGTACTTGCCGGTCCCCGGCGGCGAATCAG GTTCCTTTTCTTGGAAGCAGACTGTGGGGTTTGTGGAGACATTTTCAATAGAGACAATTGGATGGACGGGGTCTGGTGATGGGCTAGTTGCTGCTGGTGCCGAAGTGGTCTTATGGAATAGGAAAAAGGGCTACTCTTGGGAAATGTCTTGGAAGTTGAAAGCAGAGGTGCCTCAAACTATTGTTTCTGCAACCCAGTTTGCTCAAGGGTCTGTGGCAACAGCTCCGCAAGCATTGATGCAGCATGACAAAGTTATATCCGGAGACCTTCATTCTTCAGTGTCAGACGAAACCAAGCATGTTCTAGTATATCATGATGATGGTAAATCGGGAATAACAAAAGTTCAGCTCTGTCATCCTCAACCTGTTTTGATGATTCAGTGGAGGCCATTTTCTGGGATGCAATTGCAAAAAGATGCTTTCCCTGCATGGAGGGACATGCTGTTGACTTGCTGCTTGGATGGAACAGTAAGATTGTGGAGTGAGATAGACAACGGTAGGCCTAGAAAATTCAATAAGGACATGCATGATCAGAAGCACATGAGGCGATTGTTCCATGTTGTTGCGGTGATTGAAATGAACCAGTCTTTGAAGGGAACACTTGGTAGAAACATATTTGTAAAATGGGCACTTGAACTTGGTGGTGTAATTGAAAAGGGTGAAGGAGATTGTTATTCTTTGTTATCATCTCATACTGAATGTGAGCAAATTGGCAAGTGTGAGTGGTTGATTGGTGTAGGGCCTAACTTCTCCATTACTTTCTGGGCCATTCATTGTCTTGATGATGTGTCCCCTACACGGTTTCCACGGGTGACGATGTGGAAGAAAGCAGATTTGATAGATCTTAAAGGGTCTAACTTTCTCCATTGTAATTTTTCAGAGACAATGGGCCAACCTATCCTAGTAAAAGTTGTTGCTTCAAGGTGTCGGCTTTTTGGTCCACCTTCTTCATGCTCTTTGCTTCAATTATTGCCTGATAATTCAATCAGCTGGTCACAATTGTATAGTTCATCAGAAAATACAGAGGATGGAATTTTAAGTAAGATAACAAAGGAGAGAAGTCTTTCATGCTTTGCTGGCAGTGCTCTCAGTGAGCATGGGCACACTGGGCGCATCATACAAATTGCAGTGCATCCATATAGTCGTGATATTGAACTTGCTGTTTCATTGGATTCCCATGGTTTACTTCTCTTCTGGTCCTTGTCTACTCTTTCAGAGAGCATCTTGGGTGTGCATACGCACATACATCCCATGTGGAAACTTATGGGTCATATAGATTTACCAGTTTCATCGCCTGATTGTAAATTTTCATGCTTGGTGTGGGCACCTTCAGTTTTGGAGGAGAACCGATTTCTTCTTGTgggacatgaagatggaattgatTGTTTCATGATTGAAGATTCCTTGAAAGGGGAAAGTATATTATCTCACAAAATTCTCACAATTCCATTTGGTGGTCAAACAAATGGAGCGAGTCCAGATCAAATGTTTGCAACACCTATTAGTTGCGGTGTTGGCCAATCATCTTGTTATAGTAGTTTCTCATTGCTTTGTGTATGGATTAGAAATTTTCAAACTTTATCATGGAAGGTCATCCTTCACATGTCCGGAACCAGTGGTATACTTTCCTCTGATGTCAAAGGACTTGCTATTTCGGAAGAAGGTAGATGCACAAGTTCTTCTGGTAAATTTTATTATGCCAATTCTTTTAGGCAGTCATCGAACTTACCTACTCCCCAGTGTTGTGGTGAAGTTACCAGTGTTGCTGTAGTTTCTCCAAGTAGTTGTTTACCATCCATCCAACAAGCATCTTCTAATGATTTTCCTAGTAGTTATTTTGGATACCATATGGCCACAGGATATTCTGATGGAACTTTGAGACTATGGAGGGTTTGCCATGTGCAATCAGAACATTCTGATACAGAATATGTCCCATGGGAGTTAGCGGGTACATTTACTGCACATGAAGGTCCAGTCAACGCAGTCTCTTTAGCTAGTTTTGGCAGTAAAGTTGCTACCACCAGCATCTGTGGCCCTAACAGTACATCCAGTCTTCATATCTGGGAATCTGTAAAGTTGACAGGTGGTGGTTCTTTTGTTTTAGAAGATGCAATATTCTTAAAAGGGACTGTTGTTGCTCTTAGTTGGTTAGCTTTAGGCAATGGTCAGACATTGCTTGGAATCTGTCTGCCAATGGAGTTGCGTATATATTCACAGAAAAGATCCTCTATTCACTCTTTTGTACATTCAGATAAGTCAAAGGAGATCCATAGTTGGTATTGTATTGCAATCACTAGTTCTTTGACCATTGTAAGAGACTTCTTTTGGGGACCGAAGATGACTGCTGTGCTTGTTCACGAGAAACATTTTTCTGTCTACAGTCAGTGGTTATTCAGATCAAATAGTCCGTGCTGTGATGATTCTGTTGCCTATGTTAATCGAATGCAAGAAAACTTGTTCTGTGCAAGTGATACTGATAGAAACATCTTCAAGACACAAGAACAATTGAAAACTGGGAGCAGTGGAAAGATTTTTCAGCAGGATTATGCTCCTGATACTAGAAATAGGTTATTTTCCATTCTAGAtatatcaaataaattggatGGAACTTTAGCACTGTATCATCCTGAGGCATTGATTCAATATATCTATTCAG GTAACTGGAAACGTGCAAAAGTTATTGTGAAACATTTTGTTAAATGTGTTAGTTGTAGTAAAACTTCATCTTCCATTATGAAGGGCAATCAATGTGGAAAATCTTCATATAATGTGCCTGAAGTTCACTTGTCTACATACTTTGAGGATAATAACTCTGTAAATTCATCCAGTGAAAGGTTATTTTGGGGTCAGGGTACTACTTCAGAAGAACCTACTTTGCATTTTCAAGGAAACAGTCTCCAGTTGCTAGACAGTAAACTAGAGGCTAACACTTTTGGGAGAATTTCAACTGctgatgaaaaatctgaaatCATGGATCTCATTGAAACTCTTGAGAAATCTGATGGAATTGCTGGTATGACAGATTTGGAGAAAACCCAAATACTTGTGATTCTTGATCTTCTGAATGAAATCAGTGATGCAAGAGCTACTTCAGCCTATAAAAGCCTTGATGAAGCCGGGCGTAG GTTCTGGGTTTCTGTGCGATTTCAACATCTATATTTCATTCGTAAGTTTGGAAAGATGGTTGCTGAAGAGCTTGTCATCAACTCTAGGTTGGCTGCATGGGCCTTCCTATCTGATTGTCAAGATGATCTGCTTAGTTCTGTTTTATCCACGGAGCCATCTTGGTTAGAAATGAGAAATTTGGGTATAGGGTTATGGTATACAAATGTGTCACAGCTGCGAACAAGG ATGGAGAAGCTGGCAAGATCGCAATATCTGAAAAACAAGAACCCTAAGGACTGTGCACTTTTGTATTTAGCACTCAACAGGCTTCAAGTTTTGTCTGGTCTTTTCAAAATTAGCAAAGATGAGAAAGACAAAGTTTTGTTTGGATTTCTTTCACGTAATTTCCAG GAAGAGAAGAACAAAGCTGCTGCTCTGAAGAATGCTTATGTTTTGATGGGAAGACATCAATTGGAGCTCGCAATAGCTTTTTTTCTGCTAGGTGGAGATCCTTCCTCTGCTGTCACTGTTTGTGCTAAGAACCTTGGGGATGAACAACTAGCTCTTGTTATTTGTCGGCTCATTGAAGGTTATGGTGGTCCATTGGAGAGGCAACTCATATTAAGCATCTTGCTTCCCAATGCATTAGAGAAAGGTGACTACTGGCTTTCCAGCCTACTTGAG TGGACATTGGGGAATTACTCACAATCAGTCAAGAGACTAGTTGATTTTCGGACAAAACATGTCAGCTGTAATTTAGTTGCTTTGCACAATCATGCTTTCTTATCTGATCCTGATATTGGTCGGTACTGCATGATACTTGCCACCCGAAATAGTTTCAGATGTTCTGTTGGTGAGAATGTCGCAGCAGCCTTTTCTAAGCTTGCAGCATTTTTGGCTGCAAGTGCCTTGAACAGATGTGGAATCCCT CTTGATGCACTTGAATGCTTGTCATCTTCTTTAAGCATTGAAGGTATGGACCACAAGAATATGTCAGGTGTTGAAAATCACGATCTTTTTCAAGGAATACTGAATCCATTCTCTAGTGATGCTTGCAACTGGCTACTAGAAAGTGTGGCCCATCAGTTGGAGCTGGATGTTAAACTAAATATGGCATTACGATACATATCAAGCTACTTGAGAAATCACCCAAGATGGCCATCCATTAACCTATCAAAATCCAGAAAAGCAATTAGCTCTGACTATGTTGCTTATCAAGATGAGGAGTTTCAGCAGCTGAAGCTTGATCTGGGCATGATAATATCAATGTTTGACAGGAAATTCTCACTGAGGCCAGTTGGCTTAGCTAACATG GTACTACTTTTTGCCGACAACAAGGGATTGATTTTTCTTGGTTACCAGCTCTTGTATGTCAATAATTCTCTAGAAGGTGAAGATAATCACCGTACTCTTGACATGGTTTTGGATCCTGCTTTGATCAGGCTTCTGTTTAAGGCCACCGAGGAGATCTTATGTTTTCTGGCTAGGTTTGTTGTGTCGATCAATTTTACTTATTCAATGCTGAATCCAGTTTGTGACAGTAACACGAAATCTAGAGAGTATAGTCATGATCAGCTACTTAGTGTGTTTTGTTTGCAGAACATGTTATACTTGATCAATATTTTCAGGCTAATCTTTAGTTGTCAGAAAAAAATTGTTCCAGAAGATCTCACTTTGTGGTCTTTGGTTTTTGATCTTCTTGAATTTTATGTAAACTTTGCTTCTGCATGCATTAGAAGAAATATTAAAGAACTGATTCTGATGATTCATCCTATTGTAAATGCATTTATCAATGATGAGGTCTCTTTTGAAGTTGCATATGGGAAACTGAGGGAACTTTCACGTCAGACTTCACTATTGGTTCATGATGCATCAAATGATGAGGCTGGATTCATTTCTGACTCTGGATTTCAACAAAAACATTCAGAAGTACGTGAGTCTTCAATTCCAGAAGATGAAAGGTGGCAAATATTAGGGGTTTGTTTATGGTTGCACATGTTGAACTTTACAAAGCTTGGACTAAGCAAGTTTCCAGCGAATGAAGAGTGTTTCGATGTTAGAAGTATAAAAAATGTGATCGATACATTTCCTTTTGCTAGTGCAAATTCACTAGTAAATGCACTCAGATATGTCTCCTCTTCTTTGGTAAAACTACTCGCTTCATTCCTTAAACAGAAAGCATTGAAAGGTTCACCAGTTAATAGTATTGTTTGGTTGGATGAATGTGCTCGCTCCCATCCGTGCTCATTACAGAATTGTCTAAATCAGGGACTTGATTCTTTGCAACTGCCTGACAATGAGCAGCAGCCATCTTTGAAGATATTGTGGGATGTTTCTGTCAGTCCTTCTGAAATATGTGCATATTTTGCTAAAGAAAAAGTTGGCTCTTTTCCCTGTAATCATCAGAATCAGTTTGCTTCCTGGAAAGATGTGCAGAGGAATATTTCCTCTGAGAATGAGAATGCTGATTCTTTGGACAATAGAGAGGGAGAAAAGATTGGTGGTAATGGTCTTTATAAAGAAACCAAATCAGGACATGATGGTACAGTTTTGGACAAGGATATTTTTCTTGAAACAAATAGGAAACACTTAGGTCCCAGGGGAGatgttactttcttcaacaacccAAAAGAAGTTATGAAGAGAAGTGGGGAGCTTTTTGAG GCTATATGCTTTAACTCCATCAATGAGAATGAAGTTGCACTTGCAAGCAACAAAAAG GGGCTCATTTTCTTCAACTTGGAAGATAAGGAACATTTCAGGCAACAAGCAGAGTATATCTGGTCAGTTTCTGATTGGCCACAAGATGGGTGGGCTGGTTGTGAATCTACACCTGTTCCTACATATGTTTCTCAGGGCATTGGCCTTGGGAACAAAAGAGGGGCACACCTTGGTTTGGGTGGTGCGACAATTGGCGTAGGCTCTTTGGCAAGACCAGGAAAAGACCTGACTGGTGGTGGAGCATTTGGAATACCAGGTTATGCTGGTATTGGAGCTGTAGGTTTAggatggggagaagaagaagattttGAGGAGTTTAGAGATCCTCCAGCTACAGTTGAAAACATTCACTCACGAGCATTATCACGTCATCCCTCGATGCCTTTCCTTTTAGTTGGATCTAGCAACACACATGTCTACCTCTGGGAG TTTGGGAAAGACAGAGCTACAGCAACCTATGGTGTGCTTCCTGCAGCTAATGTGCCACCTCCTTATGCACTTGCATCAATATCTGCGTTACAATTTGATCACTATGGGCACAGATTTGCTACTGCTGCATTAGATGGCACAGTATGCACATGGCAACTTGAGGTGGGAGGGAAGAGCAATGTACACCCCACAGATTCTTCCCTCTGCTTTAGCAATCATGCATC GGATGTTGCATACGTGGCCACTAGTGGGTCAATTCTTGCTGCTGCTGGGTGTAGCACAAATGGTGTCAATGTTGTTTTATGGGATACTATGGCCCCGCCTGCCACATGCCAAGCTTCTCTATTTTGTCATGAAG GTGGTGCCCGTTCTATATCAGTGTTCGACAATGATATTGGGACTGGTTCTATTTCACCCATAATAGTTACAGGAGGGAAAAGTGGTGATGTTGGGCTTCATGACTTACGATACATTGCAACTGGAAAGTCTAGACGGAATAGGCATGCCAGTGAGCAAGATCTCAAGACAATGCATGATACAAACTTGGGAACTTTCAAGCATGGTGAGAATTCAAATGGGATGATATGGTATATACCAAAGGCTCATCTAG gaaGTGTAACCAGGATAACGACTATCCCAAACAGCAGCTTGTTCTTAACTGGTAGCAAAGATGGAGACGTGAAACTATGGGATGCCAAAAGATCCCAATTGGTTTATCATTGGCAAAAGCTGCATGATCGCCACACTTTTCTTCAACCAAACTCACGGGGCTTTGGTGGAGTTGTCAGA GCTGCTGTGACTGATATCCAAGTCCTTTCCAATGGTTTTCTTACATGTGGTGGAGATGGTTCTGTAAAGTTTGTCCAACTCAAATAA